A single window of Nocardia sp. NBC_01327 DNA harbors:
- the thiE gene encoding thiamine phosphate synthase, translating into MQPSHPGRPAAPRERLADARLYLCTDARREKGDLAAFADAALAGGVDIIQLRDKGSPGEQQFGSLEAKAELGVLAELKAAARRHGALLAVNDRADIALAAGADVLHLGQGDLPPFYARRILGPDVVIGRSTHNRAQAGLAGVDEHIDYFATGPVYATPTKPGRQPSGLDLVRSTAESHTTRPWFAIGGIDDTRLPEVLAAGATRIVVVRAITAAADPEAAARALKQRILDNLDR; encoded by the coding sequence GTGCAGCCCTCCCACCCCGGCCGCCCTGCGGCACCGCGCGAACGTCTGGCCGACGCGCGCCTGTATTTGTGCACCGACGCTCGGCGGGAAAAGGGCGATTTGGCCGCCTTCGCCGATGCGGCCCTCGCGGGCGGTGTCGACATCATCCAGCTACGAGACAAGGGGTCGCCCGGGGAGCAGCAGTTCGGCTCGCTCGAGGCCAAGGCCGAACTCGGCGTCCTCGCCGAACTGAAGGCGGCCGCCCGCCGCCACGGGGCGCTCCTCGCCGTGAACGATCGCGCCGATATCGCCCTCGCCGCCGGCGCCGATGTGCTGCATCTGGGCCAGGGCGATCTACCGCCCTTCTACGCCCGCAGAATTCTCGGCCCGGATGTCGTGATCGGGCGCTCCACCCACAATCGCGCGCAAGCCGGGCTCGCGGGGGTCGACGAACATATCGACTACTTCGCCACCGGCCCGGTGTACGCCACTCCGACCAAGCCTGGACGCCAGCCCTCGGGGCTGGACCTCGTGCGCTCCACGGCCGAATCGCACACCACCCGACCGTGGTTCGCCATCGGCGGCATCGACGACACACGACTGCCCGAGGTGCTCGCCGCCGGTGCGACCCGAATCGTGGTGGTGCGCGCCATTACCGCCGCCGCCGACCCCGAGGCCGCCGCCCGCGCCCTGAAGCAACGCATTCTGGACAACCTCGACCGCTGA
- a CDS encoding glutamate ABC transporter substrate-binding protein — translation MSRRRAPFDGRRAARATWRPAVAALTLCTVALTTACADNAAPAPQLPRVPSYAEPPLPSGATVAPANAAAPPAPVNCGDPTASLRPTGARTGPDLDAIRNRGRLLVGLDPGSNLFSFRDPTTGALAGFDVDIAREVARDLLGNPDLVEFRILGSAERERALQEHTVDVVVKTMTINCDRRQRVTFSTSYLQAHQRVLTVRDSGITGLADLAGKRVCVVPGTTSIDLVRSQQPAASIVTVPSWADCLVVLQQRQADAISTDDTLLAGLSEQDPQTEVVGPDLSTEQYGIGISKGSDDLVRAVNATLERIRGDGTWNRSYQRWLASELGDAAIPPPPRYQD, via the coding sequence ATGAGCCGGCGGCGCGCACCGTTCGACGGGCGCCGCGCGGCCCGGGCGACCTGGCGACCGGCGGTGGCCGCGCTGACCCTCTGCACGGTCGCACTGACCACGGCCTGTGCCGACAATGCCGCTCCCGCACCGCAATTGCCGCGGGTGCCCAGCTATGCCGAACCGCCGCTGCCCTCGGGGGCCACGGTCGCACCGGCCAATGCCGCCGCGCCACCGGCGCCGGTGAACTGCGGTGACCCGACCGCCAGTCTGCGGCCGACCGGCGCGCGGACCGGGCCCGATCTCGATGCCATCCGCAATCGGGGGCGGCTGCTCGTCGGGCTCGATCCGGGCAGCAATCTGTTCAGCTTCCGCGATCCGACCACCGGGGCGCTCGCCGGATTCGATGTGGACATCGCCAGGGAGGTGGCGCGGGATCTGCTCGGCAATCCCGATCTCGTCGAATTCCGCATTCTCGGTTCCGCCGAGCGGGAACGCGCGCTGCAGGAGCACACCGTCGATGTCGTGGTGAAGACCATGACCATCAATTGCGACCGGCGGCAACGGGTTACGTTCTCCACCTCCTATCTGCAGGCGCATCAGCGGGTGCTGACGGTGCGCGATTCCGGTATTACCGGACTCGCGGATCTGGCGGGCAAACGGGTGTGCGTGGTGCCCGGCACCACCTCCATCGATCTGGTCCGCAGTCAGCAGCCCGCCGCCTCCATCGTCACCGTGCCCAGCTGGGCCGACTGCCTGGTGGTGCTGCAGCAGCGGCAGGCCGACGCCATCAGCACCGATGACACCCTGCTCGCCGGACTGTCCGAACAGGATCCGCAGACCGAGGTGGTCGGCCCCGACCTCAGCACCGAGCAGTACGGCATCGGCATCTCCAAGGGCTCCGACGATCTGGTCCGCGCCGTCAATGCGACGCTGGAGCGCATTCGCGGTGACGGCACCTGGAACCGCAGCTATCAGCGCTGGCTCGCCAGCGAACTCGGCGATGCCGCGATCCCGCCGCCGCCCAGGTATCAGGACTGA
- a CDS encoding acetate kinase, translating into MNVLVINSGSSSIKYQLLDPESANVVASGVVQRIGEPVAAGSPTIEHQSDGKTFEHDGEVGDHAAGLRLVFDIFAESGHDLADEGLRAVGHRVVHGGEVFYEPTLITDEVVEAISNLSSLAPLHNPANVVGIESARKLLPDVPQVAVFDTAFFHGLPAAAKTYAIDAKVAAAHGVRRYGFHGTSHEYVSGQVADFLGRDRGELNQIVLHLGNGASASAIRGGRAVDTTMGLTPLEGLVMGTRSGDLDPGIIFHLIRTAEMDVDDVDALLNRQSGIKGLSGVNDFRELGRLIETGDAAARLAFDVYIHRLRRYIGAYLVELGRVDAITFTAGVGENDAKVRAAALADLERFGITVDPERNTAKDRSARYISPEGAEVAVLVVPTNEELAIARAAARLVG; encoded by the coding sequence GTGAATGTCCTGGTGATCAATTCGGGATCCTCGTCCATCAAATACCAGCTGCTGGACCCGGAATCGGCGAATGTGGTCGCCTCCGGCGTGGTGCAGCGCATCGGCGAACCGGTCGCCGCGGGCTCGCCCACCATCGAACACCAGAGTGACGGAAAGACTTTCGAGCACGACGGCGAAGTGGGCGATCACGCCGCCGGACTGCGCCTGGTCTTCGACATCTTCGCCGAGAGCGGGCACGATCTGGCCGATGAGGGCCTGCGCGCGGTCGGGCACCGGGTGGTGCACGGCGGTGAGGTGTTCTACGAGCCGACGCTCATCACAGATGAGGTGGTGGAGGCGATATCCAATCTTTCTTCCCTTGCGCCGCTGCACAATCCGGCAAACGTGGTCGGCATCGAGAGCGCCCGCAAGCTGCTGCCGGACGTGCCGCAGGTGGCGGTGTTCGACACCGCGTTCTTCCACGGCCTGCCCGCCGCCGCCAAGACCTATGCCATCGATGCGAAAGTCGCTGCCGCACACGGTGTGCGGCGCTACGGCTTCCACGGCACCTCGCACGAGTACGTCTCGGGCCAGGTCGCGGACTTCCTCGGCCGCGATCGCGGCGAGCTCAATCAGATTGTGCTGCACCTCGGCAACGGCGCGTCGGCCTCCGCCATTCGCGGTGGCCGAGCCGTCGACACCACGATGGGCCTGACCCCGCTCGAGGGGCTGGTCATGGGCACCCGCTCGGGCGATCTCGATCCCGGCATCATCTTCCACCTGATCCGCACCGCCGAGATGGATGTCGACGATGTGGACGCCCTGCTCAACCGGCAATCCGGCATCAAGGGCCTCTCGGGGGTGAACGACTTCCGCGAACTCGGCCGCCTCATCGAAACCGGTGATGCCGCAGCGCGACTCGCCTTCGATGTCTACATCCACCGCCTGCGCCGCTATATCGGCGCGTACCTGGTGGAACTCGGCCGCGTGGACGCCATCACCTTCACCGCGGGCGTGGGGGAGAACGATGCGAAGGTGCGCGCGGCCGCCCTGGCCGATCTCGAGCGCTTCGGCATCACGGTCGATCCGGAACGCAATACCGCGAAAGACCGCTCCGCCCGGTACATCTCGCCCGAGGGCGCCGAGGTGGCGGTGCTGGTGGTGCCCACCAACGAGGAGCTGGCCATCGCCCGCGCAGCCGCCCGCCTGGTCGGCTGA
- a CDS encoding tetratricopeptide repeat protein, giving the protein MNGAPTRSTERFGDDGTGTPEPEVVAAEGVSPSSGLGGHEGEVRTPTRPSQRTARMSRQRPVVRRLGAGLVPIPAVTPVDPEQAVLADPEVSEGRRFCWRCGKPVGRATATHAAHAAGTCETCGAPYDFRPSLHQGDVVAGQYEIQGCIAHGGLGWIYLAIDRNVSDRWVVLKGLLHSGDAEAQAVAVAERQFLAEVAHPSIVKIHNFVEHPGPDGSPIGYIVMEYVGGHSLRDMLDQHVRPERMPVAEAIAYVLEVLPALEYLHSGGLAYNDLKPDNVMVTSERVELIDLGAVAQFEAYGNLYGTRGYQAPEVGRTGPTVASDIYTVGRTLAVLTLNLPMEKGAYVDGIPNPTDQPVLARHEFFHRLLLRATDPDPDRRFGSARLLGSQLMGVLREILAVELGNEHPQLSTLFSPPRTSFGTGEFVAQTDGIIDGIARSTLLRPRDVVAALPVPIIDPADPSAPLLAGAAHPEPRHALDELRHSRQRAAAEPAGAPDTFEMEVTLAEARAHLDLFEPAAARLVLERLTGTPEAADWRTDWYLGMTELLEQDFERAFAHFDSVLQAVPGEIAPKLALAATAELTLQHWDSPDPEEWRAYAENYYATVWRTDRGVVSAAFGLARQLAAAGDISAAVHALDEVPPASRHYAEARMTAVLMLLTSAPVGKLDEGTLYVAAARVQALPAGESRAAQLRVLVLGTALGWLEAGRIPKTSDAEIFGAPFTERELRRGIETGLRGIARSAPGRTHRYALVDLANAVRAKSWF; this is encoded by the coding sequence ATGAACGGCGCGCCGACCCGCTCCACCGAGCGGTTCGGCGATGACGGTACAGGCACACCGGAACCGGAAGTAGTTGCGGCGGAGGGTGTTTCCCCGAGCTCCGGCCTCGGCGGGCACGAGGGAGAGGTCCGGACACCGACCCGGCCCTCGCAGCGCACGGCGCGGATGTCGCGGCAGCGGCCGGTGGTCCGGCGGCTCGGGGCCGGACTGGTGCCCATTCCGGCGGTCACGCCGGTGGATCCGGAACAGGCGGTGCTCGCCGATCCGGAGGTGTCGGAGGGACGCCGATTCTGCTGGCGCTGCGGCAAACCCGTGGGCCGGGCGACCGCGACGCATGCCGCGCACGCCGCGGGAACATGTGAAACCTGCGGTGCGCCTTATGATTTCCGCCCTTCACTGCATCAGGGTGATGTGGTGGCGGGCCAGTACGAGATCCAGGGCTGTATCGCACACGGCGGACTGGGCTGGATCTACCTCGCCATCGACCGCAATGTCAGCGACCGATGGGTGGTGCTCAAGGGCCTGTTGCACTCCGGTGATGCCGAGGCGCAGGCGGTGGCGGTCGCCGAACGGCAGTTCCTGGCCGAGGTGGCGCATCCCAGCATTGTGAAGATCCACAATTTCGTGGAGCATCCGGGGCCGGACGGCTCCCCCATCGGCTACATCGTCATGGAGTACGTGGGCGGGCACTCGCTGCGGGACATGCTCGATCAGCATGTGCGGCCCGAACGCATGCCGGTGGCCGAGGCCATCGCCTATGTGCTGGAAGTCCTTCCGGCACTGGAGTATCTGCACTCCGGCGGGCTGGCCTACAACGACCTCAAACCCGACAATGTCATGGTCACCTCCGAGCGGGTGGAACTGATCGACCTGGGTGCGGTGGCGCAGTTCGAGGCATACGGAAACCTGTACGGCACCAGGGGTTATCAGGCCCCGGAGGTCGGCCGGACCGGGCCGACCGTGGCCTCCGACATCTATACGGTGGGCCGGACGCTGGCCGTGCTCACGCTGAATCTGCCGATGGAGAAGGGCGCCTACGTCGACGGCATCCCGAACCCGACGGATCAGCCGGTCCTGGCCCGGCACGAGTTCTTCCATCGGCTGCTGCTGCGCGCCACCGATCCGGACCCGGACCGCCGATTCGGGTCGGCCCGGCTGCTCGGCAGTCAGCTCATGGGCGTGCTGCGGGAAATCCTCGCCGTCGAACTCGGCAATGAACATCCGCAGCTGTCCACACTGTTCAGCCCGCCCCGCACGAGTTTCGGGACCGGGGAGTTCGTCGCGCAGACCGACGGCATCATCGACGGCATCGCCCGCAGCACGCTGCTGCGCCCGCGCGATGTGGTGGCCGCGCTGCCGGTGCCGATCATCGATCCCGCCGACCCGTCCGCACCGCTGCTGGCCGGCGCGGCGCATCCCGAACCCCGGCACGCGCTGGACGAACTGCGGCACTCCCGCCAGCGCGCGGCGGCCGAACCCGCCGGTGCGCCGGACACTTTCGAGATGGAGGTGACGCTCGCCGAGGCCCGCGCGCATCTCGATCTGTTCGAGCCCGCCGCCGCCCGCCTGGTACTGGAGCGCCTCACCGGCACACCGGAGGCCGCGGATTGGCGCACCGACTGGTATCTCGGCATGACCGAACTGCTGGAACAGGATTTCGAGCGCGCCTTCGCGCACTTCGACTCGGTGCTGCAGGCCGTTCCGGGTGAGATCGCACCCAAGTTGGCCCTGGCCGCCACCGCCGAACTCACACTCCAGCACTGGGATTCACCCGATCCGGAGGAGTGGCGCGCCTACGCCGAGAACTACTACGCCACGGTCTGGCGCACCGACCGGGGTGTGGTGAGCGCCGCCTTCGGCCTGGCCCGGCAGCTCGCGGCCGCCGGTGACATCAGCGCGGCGGTGCACGCCCTCGACGAGGTGCCGCCCGCCTCCCGGCACTATGCCGAAGCGCGCATGACCGCCGTGCTCATGCTGTTGACCTCGGCTCCGGTCGGGAAACTCGACGAAGGCACCCTGTATGTGGCCGCCGCCCGGGTACAGGCGCTGCCCGCCGGTGAAAGCCGTGCGGCGCAGCTGCGCGTGCTGGTACTGGGCACCGCGCTGGGATGGCTCGAGGCCGGTCGCATTCCGAAGACGTCGGATGCGGAGATCTTCGGCGCACCGTTCACCGAACGAGAGCTGCGGCGCGGCATCGAGACCGGCCTGCGCGGCATCGCCCGCTCCGCACCCGGCCGCACGCACCGCTACGCGCTGGTGGATCTCGCCAATGCGGTGCGCGCCAAATCCTGGTTCTGA
- a CDS encoding NUDIX domain-containing protein, with product MRGDGDGWAESPDGTRQWGRFGAAGLLLRAPLVDGGSAVLLQHRAAWSHQGGTWALPGGARDSHETTVHAAVREAEEEAGITAGSIRVRASRVTAVADSGWTYTTVIADAVTQLRTRGNLESTELAWVPEDEVDARPLHPGFAAAWPLLRATPTRVSLDGLDDPAAVAAALPRTLELSDAEFLWLCSGGNGDARTARIGAAEPSPAAADMAGNVLFLTLAQVLS from the coding sequence ATGCGAGGTGACGGCGACGGCTGGGCCGAGAGTCCCGATGGCACCCGTCAGTGGGGACGCTTCGGTGCTGCCGGACTGTTGCTGCGCGCACCGCTCGTGGACGGGGGATCGGCGGTGCTGCTGCAGCATCGCGCGGCCTGGAGTCATCAGGGCGGCACCTGGGCGCTGCCCGGCGGCGCGCGCGACAGCCATGAGACCACCGTGCACGCCGCCGTTCGCGAGGCCGAGGAGGAGGCGGGCATCACCGCCGGGTCCATCCGGGTGCGGGCCTCGCGGGTTACCGCCGTCGCGGACAGCGGCTGGACGTACACCACGGTCATCGCCGACGCGGTCACGCAATTGCGCACCCGGGGCAATCTCGAATCCACGGAACTGGCGTGGGTGCCGGAGGACGAGGTGGACGCGCGCCCGCTGCATCCCGGTTTCGCCGCCGCCTGGCCGCTGCTGCGCGCCACCCCGACGCGGGTGAGCCTGGACGGGCTGGACGATCCGGCGGCGGTGGCGGCCGCATTGCCACGCACCCTGGAACTGTCGGACGCGGAGTTCCTGTGGCTGTGCTCCGGCGGCAACGGCGATGCCCGCACCGCGCGGATCGGTGCGGCCGAACCGAGCCCCGCGGCGGCCGATATGGCCGGAAATGTGTTGTTCCTCACGCTCGCCCAGGTGTTGTCTTGA
- a CDS encoding molybdopterin-containing oxidoreductase family protein, protein MSQREIPTYCRICEPLCGLIATVEDGKLVRLRADKEHPLSLGNACPKGIAFTEIQNDPDRVLYPMRRNGEGFERVSWAEALDDIGARLRAIIGAHGRESLGWYFGNPSSFSYSHTLWLVGFQLAAGLRHMYSAGSQDINNRFVASELLYGSLTSVPVPDLERTDFLLMLGANPVVSHGSAMSMPRIREKLTAITKRGGRVVVVDPRRTETARLFEHVGVRPDSDAWLLAALLQVIFTEGLADAQALRRQAAGVRELRDAVSRFSPEATAVVTGLEPDRVRALARDLARAGSAAVYGRTGTCLGRHATLVAFLIDALALVTGNLDVPGGSVFGKELVAVSKLNARLGLIGYGKNRSRIGDFPDVLGTFPAAVMAQEITTPGPGQLRALFTSAGNPVSSVPNGRELFAALAQLDLFVSIDLYMNDTNRMADYILPATTFLERDDIPLPFTALSPTPYTQYTERVLEPYGEAREEWQIIDAIATRIGVQPFVFGPKLAGGLLSRLRGLPGGRNARPTPKVLADLAIRTGPYGDLFGLRRGGLSLRMLRRHPHGVVLAEAVTTGVLREVVQHKDKRVQLAPGEILAELGGLETPEVDPAYPLRVIGMRELKSHNSWMHNSELLMRGDRTHAARINPKDAAVAGISEGVRCRVSSAHGSIEVTARLTEDMTEGTVAIPHGWGHSGGWQRANAAGGANVNDLMSSDIADVERLAGMSNLNGVPIRLDPLPAG, encoded by the coding sequence GTGAGCCAGCGTGAGATTCCCACGTACTGCCGGATCTGCGAACCACTCTGCGGGCTGATCGCCACCGTCGAGGACGGGAAACTGGTGCGGCTGCGCGCCGATAAGGAGCATCCGCTATCGCTGGGCAATGCGTGCCCGAAGGGCATCGCGTTCACCGAGATTCAGAACGATCCGGATCGCGTGCTGTATCCGATGCGGCGAAACGGCGAGGGTTTCGAGCGCGTCTCGTGGGCGGAGGCGCTCGACGATATCGGCGCCCGGCTGCGCGCGATCATCGGCGCGCACGGACGGGAAAGTCTCGGTTGGTATTTCGGGAATCCGTCCTCGTTCTCCTATTCACATACGCTGTGGCTGGTCGGTTTTCAGCTGGCCGCCGGTCTGCGGCATATGTATTCGGCGGGCTCGCAGGACATCAACAATCGCTTCGTCGCCAGTGAGCTGCTGTACGGCTCGCTCACCTCGGTGCCGGTCCCGGATCTGGAGCGCACCGATTTCCTGCTCATGCTCGGCGCGAATCCCGTTGTCTCACACGGTAGTGCGATGAGCATGCCGCGCATCCGGGAGAAGCTCACCGCGATCACCAAGCGCGGCGGCCGGGTCGTGGTGGTCGATCCGCGCCGGACGGAGACCGCGCGCCTGTTCGAGCACGTCGGTGTGCGGCCGGACAGTGATGCCTGGCTGCTCGCCGCGCTGCTCCAGGTCATTTTCACCGAAGGCCTGGCCGATGCGCAGGCGCTGCGCCGCCAGGCCGCCGGCGTGCGCGAATTGCGCGATGCCGTCAGCCGATTCAGCCCGGAGGCGACCGCCGTCGTGACCGGCCTGGAACCGGACCGGGTGCGCGCGCTGGCCCGTGATCTGGCCCGCGCCGGCAGCGCCGCCGTCTACGGCCGCACCGGCACGTGCCTGGGCCGCCATGCCACCCTGGTCGCCTTTCTCATCGATGCGCTGGCCCTGGTGACCGGCAATCTGGATGTGCCCGGCGGCTCGGTATTCGGTAAAGAACTGGTGGCCGTCTCCAAGCTCAACGCCCGCCTCGGCCTCATCGGCTACGGCAAGAACCGTTCCCGCATAGGCGATTTCCCGGATGTGCTGGGCACCTTCCCGGCGGCCGTCATGGCTCAGGAGATCACCACCCCGGGCCCCGGTCAGTTGCGCGCACTGTTCACCTCGGCCGGCAATCCGGTCTCCTCGGTCCCCAACGGCCGTGAATTATTCGCCGCGCTGGCGCAACTCGACCTGTTCGTCTCGATCGACCTCTATATGAACGACACCAATCGAATGGCGGACTACATCCTGCCCGCCACCACCTTCCTGGAGCGCGACGATATTCCGCTGCCGTTCACGGCGCTCTCGCCCACCCCGTACACCCAGTACACCGAGCGGGTGCTGGAGCCGTACGGCGAGGCCCGCGAGGAATGGCAGATCATCGACGCTATCGCCACCCGAATCGGCGTGCAGCCCTTCGTTTTCGGACCAAAGCTCGCCGGTGGCCTGCTGAGCCGCCTGCGCGGTCTGCCCGGCGGGCGCAATGCCCGGCCCACCCCGAAGGTGCTGGCCGACCTCGCCATTCGCACGGGTCCGTACGGCGATCTGTTCGGCCTGCGCCGCGGTGGCCTGAGCCTCCGCATGCTGCGCCGCCACCCGCACGGCGTGGTGCTCGCCGAGGCCGTCACCACCGGGGTGCTGCGAGAAGTGGTGCAGCACAAGGACAAACGGGTGCAGCTGGCTCCGGGGGAGATTCTCGCCGAACTCGGCGGCCTCGAAACCCCGGAGGTGGATCCGGCCTATCCGCTGCGCGTCATCGGCATGCGTGAGCTGAAATCCCACAACTCCTGGATGCACAATTCCGAACTGCTCATGCGCGGCGATCGCACGCACGCGGCCCGCATCAACCCGAAAGACGCTGCCGTGGCCGGTATCTCGGAGGGCGTCCGCTGCCGGGTCAGCTCCGCGCACGGTTCGATCGAAGTGACCGCCCGCCTCACCGAGGACATGACCGAGGGCACGGTGGCCATCCCGCACGGCTGGGGCCACAGCGGCGGCTGGCAGCGCGCGAACGCCGCGGGCGGCGCCAATGTCAACGACCTGATGTCGTCCGACATCGCCGATGTCGAACGCCTCGCGGGCATGTCCAACCTCAACGGCGTCCCGATCCGCCTGGACCCATTGCCGGCCGGCTGA